GAGTTTTTAAGGAACTAGTGTAAAAATGAAGTACCTGCATTTCGTTATATGTACaacatttttctcttttcttccAATTACCTCGGATTCTCTTACCTTTTATAGAAGGAATAAAAAGTAAGCATTCATGTAAATTAAAGGGGAAATTTCCTGAGTATCATTGTAAAACTCTGAAAATTACTTCAACCGTTTACATGACTATATAAACGGGCAAATAGATTAGATTTCTCAGCAGGAAGAAGATTATTTTTTCTCAGATGTACGCGTCATAACTAAGTTACCCCAGGACCGTTTATTCCTTTGCTTAGCGATATGTTGATAGTGAGGTTTGAATCTGAGACCTCTCGAGAGGATGTTAGGACTCCAACCACGAGCTGAGACGTTTTTTCTAAGAGATTTTCCTTGTTCAGGCGACCCGAAGAACAAAATACGCGGTCTAACCGGGATATAACCTTGATCGTTTCCGACCCCACCCTAATATATGTGGCTGCTAGTGGGATTTGAACAATTTAGACCTATTGTAAAGATATTAGCACTCGACCAACCGGATATCTTGAGATTACATGACTATATAGCTAGCGAGTCAAAATGGGTACCTCACATGGACCGACAAGCCATGGAAAGAATATGGTTGTGAATGCTGCGAAATACTCCCTCGAAAACTTGGAAGATGGCATCAACCTTTTTATCTGTTTAATGAAACAACAAAAGCTAAACTACTAGATATTCTCTCTGTCTCATATTGATAGTTCAAtttcataaatatttaataatactaagataaagtTTCTTTATACTCTTAATTTTTTCATATAAGAcaaaaagataaataaaaaataagTGATAAAATTGTAAAGTAAAGAAAAAGTACAGTTTAATGATGCGATTTCTTAAACTATTTAATTTTTGTTTGGAAATCATTAACATGGGACAGAAGGATTATGTTACAACACTAAATtcgatttaaaaatatatttaattaatttgaaTAAGTAATAATTTATGCAGATGCCTGCAACACGACATCCGCATGTACTTATATAAAGTATAAACCGGCTATCTGACAATAATGTAACAATGAAATAGGACTTGCCAGAAACGCAACAGGCGCAGGAACAGCATTTTGGAGTGCTTTTACAACAATTTGACGTTGTTGGATCGGATCAAAGCTTTTAAAAACAGCTCCCGCTGCCACCACCAAGCTATCATACCCGCTCTCATCATTTTTCACTCCTAGAttttcaaacataaaaaaaaaatataacaacatATAACTTAATAAAATGCAATATCTCTTAAACTCTAGGCAATGAATTAGTTTGTCacaaaaataaacataataatcaATCCCATCTCACACTTAGATATGTCTAATGGATCATATATTTCAAAATCTAAGTTGTAGTCTATTTGGATGCAAAATATCTACAAAATGAAATGTACAATAAgggattttttttcttttatatacaGATAAACAAATCGTTTATTGAAAAACCTAGCAAGAAACCAGAAATTACATAACGATTATTATTTTGAGATATAACAGAGCGAACTAAAGCAAGTAACCAAACAAACCAGCGGTATCTTGAACGGTTTTTGAGAGGTAATTAATGGCAAGACGATCGATCCACGTGTCTTTATAAGCATTCTTCGTTGTACTAGTACTTATACTATTATAACTAGTTGTAGAGTTCGTTTTCAAGTCGTTAGTTGAAGTTGACGGTGTTAATATGGATACAACTGCAAGATGGTTGCGCTTCGCTTGAAAACTTCGTCTTGGCCAACGAGAATACGGGATTCTAATCGTTGATCGAGTTGTACAAACGGTGGTTTCCATATATGGTTTTAAGCTAGACATGATTAAGGTTAAGAAGaatgtgtatatatgtgtttgAATGTTATGTATAATAGATAGATACAAAAGGGAATACAAGAGGATTTTCATAAATTTTCTTGTTTAGATGCTTTGTTAGACTCGCATTAAATTATTTATCTATTATAAATTTGTTTTCCAGAATACGGCAAATGACCAATTGTGTTTAAGTAATACAATAGTTTAAGATATGTTACGCATGTATGACATATTGCTTGTGAATCTTCACCGAAATGGTCGATACTTAAATCTATATATGAGACAATCAAACAAAATATATCATGGTTTCTTAATTTAGTTGCATGAACTTCCACATAACAACAAATCAACATCAATAATCAATAAGCCACTATTAAAACATTTTAAATACGTTTTTACATTTTTTCGATTATTTGTTATTCCGATTTGATATTTGTTAATTtgaatgataaaatgataaattcAAGTGACCTCCGAACACAAATTTTAAATTATTCTTGATTTCTAAACTAGGGTCTAATAATAAATTTAGACAATTTTTAGCCATGTAAGTGACGTTACAGGCAGATGGTGTACTTTTTGGTGATGTGACAAGGTTGATATTTAACTTTCGTTAACCCAAGAGGCAaagtttttgtgtcaaatattggTGAGGTtatgtggtaaaatctgattgaaaatGGAGTaggtaaaataaattaaataaatatattaaaagtatgctGAATTGTGATTGGCTGAAACATGTCCAACGCTCCAAATCAAATTCGTCAATTTATTGACTGACGCTGACGACTGTCAGTTTCTAACGCCGCTATAATGAGCGTTGCCTTCCGTTACTTTGCTCCAAATCATCTCACGGATATATTTGATCTTATAGATGACTTATTTAAATGGGAGATAATATTTTCACTTAAATTTTTGATAGATTCTCTATATTTATGCATTAACCAGTTGTATTATTGTAACAACTTCGAATCAGGTCTAGTAATAAATGATATTTGTAGTAATAATTagtgtattaataattatttatgtATGGGTAAAACTGTGTTTTGTGACATGAGtcacagaacaacaacaacaacaacaacaacaacaacaatacacaATCTCACGAATGTAGGGTATGGGCAGGTGGAGTGTAAACAATCATTCCTCGAACTCTATATTAgagggaagtcactactccacccgcgggtatagaacccgcaactagataagatcgtccctcCTTCTACTCaagagccaagagattgcttcctaaaggacctccggccaggaaAGCTCATTAAAACGAGATAGTGCGGGCATACGTACCTATGAGAGTTATGTGCATCTAGGAAGATGCAACCATACATGAGTCATAGAACATATCTCATTATGTGATTTGGACTTCATTAGGGCTGCCTAATGCGGTACATTGTGTTTCCAATAACTGGTAAATATATGTGTGTTACAGGGAAGAGATTTCCTTCATGTGAAGAAACCTCTTTGCCTTAAAAATCTCTTGCTTCTCTTTTAAATTTCCTTTTCAGGAAACTTTCTTCACATACATATACAGTGGAATCCCATAAACCCTTGAACCTTTGATTCTTGTTTTGTGCTTTACAGTGTGGTCTAATCAATTCCTAGTGATTTCAATAAGTCAAACAAGGTATGTACATGTAGATTTCATAGCTTCAATCTGTGTTTAATTGTGTTTTGGATGAAATGTGGTTTTAGGTGGGTTTGGGATCAAATCTTGATTTATGGTGTTGTTGGTGTCAATTTTATGCTAGAAAACATTTACCTATAACTTGTGCATGAGTTCCTAGTGAGTTTTGGTGTCAAAAAGTGTCAAAAAGCGAGAATTGGAGTGAAACCCTCGTGAATCTGCTGCTGCTGCAGATGAACTGCATCTGTGCGGATGCAGATTGCAACCGTACGGTTGGGTTGCATACGTACATATACAAGTGTAACCGTACAGATACAAACCATGTTTTATCTGTACGGATAGTGTTATACCCGTACGGATAGACCTGTATCCGTACGGATAGGGTCGGATCCATATGGATGTGTATCAATTGAGGTGTTGTTCCATTTTGTGTTATTTCTAAGCCATTATATTGCCGAGTGTCCAGTGGTGTATAGAACAATATACTAACTTTGTATATGATGTTTTCATATGATAAACGGAAAGGTGAAGGCttagtgatataagacaactgagttcTTGTGCTTTCAGGTGAGTGAGACTATCATTTCGGATATGATTATACAGTGATAAGTATAGTGATTAGTGATCAGTGATATGTTATGTTTAGACTGCGTCTTATAGTCGGTATTTAGTCTAAGTGACTATTTGTGACAATGTGGGCACTTAGTGATTCCCGTCATGTCGTTGTCTTGACGTGGAAGGTTCTGTCATGGCGTTGTCTTGACGATGTGCAACTTTTCCTTCATTGGTGTTGTCGTGATGGAAGTGTGCTGAAACTGTGTACCCTGACCAGATGGCGATGCCTGACCTTTGTTTATGTTAAATGATTAGTGACTCGGTGCCTAGTGACTCGGGATAACCATTTGTGCTTTAGCTTATAATTATATCctattaagagaaaagatataatCACACAATATTTTGTTCACACACTTAAGCCTATTACAACACGGGAGGGATTTTTTTCTTCAACATGGATGTAGTGCGGCGTGTTGAAGGGTCCCGTATCAAAGCATGCTGGCCAACAATCAAAGATGATTTCAAGCGTATTGGACACATTGTGCTATGGTACTGGTTCCATTCGTTTACGtttaaagtttttaaaaaaaataatctaACGAATATATTTACCAATGGTTAtttcataaaaatatatatatataatctaaacAAAACCAACTAAATTTTTTGTCTATATATACATCACCACATTCATCAAAATTTTATCACACCAAACTTAACTCTCGCATCTAAACTATTTTATAATTCtttcatttattttatataaacATCACTCAACATGAATGGTCTTTTAGCTATTGTCGATGATTCGTCGAACGGAGAACTATTGTTTCATTTAATGCAATCGTACGCTAAAAAGCTGGATCTAGAAGCTGACCAATGAAGGTACAGGTGAGAGACCCCCCACGAGAACCCCGAATATATATTCATAGAGATCATGAAGGTGCAGCACAACGTCTATGGGATGACTACTTTGCCGAGGAGGTTAGGTTTCCTCCTGATAAGTTTTACAGACGTTTTAGAATGCATACCCAATTATTTCTTTGTATCGAACAAGGTATTTCTGAATGCTCTCTTAATCCTTTACCCGAGCACTTTGAATTTTCTTAAACAAAAGACCGACACACTTGGTCGTCAAGGTTTTAATGTCTTGGAAAAGTGCACATCCGCGTTGCGTCAACTGACGTACGATACAACGCTTGTATGTTCGACGAGTATTTGCAAATGAGCGAGAAAACATCAATCGTGTGTTTAGATAACTTTTATTTGTGTGTCAcaaatttgtacaaaagaaattattTACGAATACCAATGGCAAAAGATATTGAGCGATCATAACTTCGGCTATGTTTGTCGTATAACGAGGTTGACTAAACGAGTCTCAAAAGGATgctaattattttatttatatgtgaTGGGCCTAATTCTGTTCATCCTTCCTATGGGTTACAAGGGCAAATATAACAGAACTGTCGAATTTGATACGAAGCTTtcttcagataatttagtaatcaaGATGGGAGTTTGCACATAGTTTAGTATCCAAACTAAATGGCCAGGAAGAAATACCGGAGAGGCAAGATCTTTTTATTCCCAATAAATATGCGACTATTAaaaaaattcaacaaccaagtccgaGTACTAGTGTTTCTAGACACCACTAATTTGGTTATCAAATTGTGTAAGGGTTATAGTTGGGATGATTTGcctttatatgtatatgtaaaataCTAAAGAAATATAATTAAAGTAAGCTAGCTATCTTGCAACAACTTAGGACAGAGAAGATGTGATTCACCATGATTTATAGTAACATAGTGTCGAGATCATTTTGAGGTACttcttggatagatataccttggtgcaaACACTAGGTTCTCTACTAACCGATTTctcaattagcatgtcacgagTAACTAAGTTATCGTAATTCTGATCGGATAgaatatgctcaactcccgacgcttattTGGTTAAGGATATAACCAGTCCTCTTAGATGCAAAGCATACCTCTGGCACTCGAATAAGTAGCATAGTCATAttcatataatatccaacctttctaaaCACTTTGGTATATCACCCAAGTGGGTGGCTATGATTGTATTTTGAATCCCTTTCAATCAATGGTTTGAGTAAAATCTAAAGGTGTATAGACAAACTAGAACTCTTAAATATTCCGAGTCTTCCTTAAAGATTTATGAACTAATTTAGTATTGTAGTTTATTAAATtcacatttatgatttaaaccagcccttagttAAGTCTATCCAATAAATCCCTTATTTATCCACCATGTACTTCACTTGCAGTGTTTTCTAGAATGTACTTCTCCTAAAGAGTTTCCGTAATGTACTACACTTATAGTGATTCCAAAGTTTGGAACCTTGACCGTGCTTAATTGATCCTATAGTACATTGACACTATATTGTACTATTGTAGCAGTATTTCCTCAAGTCTTATACACTTGATCAATGTCTTTATCTGGTTCCGCGGTAATTCACCATGTACTCTATAGTATTTTCGATGGATTcttaccttgaccaatgtatagaCACGGATAATTAATTATTCTTTTGTTTGACGCCTTTGTTAATTGGTTTTAATCAGGTTTATTGGTGGAAGAACGATAATTTAGTGACATTTAAAATCATGGACAGAAAGTGAATACGAAACGATTtgctaactaacattattaaatcatgacaAACAATCAAGTAACTACTCACAAATCATGGCAATAAACATTTCTAATACTAACAAATCGCAAACAttttcatgacccatcctaatccatctggacgaatacattacatttggttacatcgcgaggtacttgacccctatatgatacattttacaaacattgcattcgtttttaaaagacaaactttcattacatcgaaagttgacggcatgcataccacttcataatatatccaactataattgacttagtaataatcttgatgaactcaatgactcgaatgcaacgtcttttgaaatatgtcatgaatgactccaaataatatctctagaatgagcaaatgcacatcggaagatttctttcatacatgagaataagcatgctttcaattgtcaaccaaaaggttggtgagttcataggtttatcataaaacaatacaattcatcattttaatagaccacaatatttaaatacagtacacctatctcatgtacgaaaccatatttcataatgcttagcagagtaggttcgtatccttttctcccccgtaggttgcctcgcgatttttaatatctttcataaacataatctcatatcaggcatttcgcacggcatagagataaaagtcattcatacgaactacaaacacctggtaatcgaccttaacaagatgcatatagaatatcccccgcataccggcatttcgcacggtcatgcaaagatatacaatcaggccactcttttaaatatgatggttgtgtacacctcacaaacagatcatatcttttaaagctggcggttgtatacctatttcgaagtactaaagcagttcaaattctctgactggggctcgttagtgcccatagatctatctttaggattcacgtcaattaggagctcggtttcctaattcttagattaccagactaaaaggggtgatatccggtgtactcataataactcattcgtagaatgtttttaagtacttgtgtctatttcgtcaaaacatttataaaagtttgcgcatgtattctcagtctcaaaaatatattgtaaaagagtaaaagggaatcaaatgaactcactctataatattttgtagtaaaaatattcatacgacgaaactgaacaatgcaggattagccttggattcacgaacctatatcattcatatatataaattaaaatgtataatcgtaattgaacaaacttatatattatacattacattatatattatatatttaatttgtgtgtgtatatatatatatatatatatatatatatatatatatatatatatatatattcaaaatgtttaatattaacatagttatattaatatatatatatatatatatatatatatatatatatatatatatatatatatatatatatatatatatatatatatatggttagtacattaataaaaatcttaatttgttatatatatgaatatttatataaatattgttaatatgattaaaacgtacttataaccataataatatctttaaaacttttattttcataaacgtatatatatatatatatataaaatatatatatatattaattattataaattaaaatattatatgagttaattaattatgtaaataaaataatatacgatattaatatatatatatatatatatatatatatatatatatatatatatatatatatatatatatcgtatattattttatttacataattaattaactcatataatattttaatttataataattaatatatatatatatatatatatatatatatatatatatatatatatatatatatatatatatatatatatatatatatatatatatatatatatatatatatatatatatatatataatactgataatattgatagttttactgaagacaaaatattaattttagtaaaaataatcataataatgataataataataataatattaataatgataattatgttaataataataatgataatattacttatactagtggtaaaatggtaaaatttatactctgaatgataatattattattagtaatagcattaataatactaaaaatcttatttgtaactatagtcataataataataataataataataataataataataataataataataataataataataataataataataataataataataataataataataataataaatgaagtttccatcataatacttatactagtaataataatcttaataattataattctaataataataacaataatgataataataataataataatactaataataataatcataatagtaataatatttaaatgataaaatttataataataataataataataataataataatacttataaaaatattaataatcataatgtttctaatatttataaatataaatataagtatgatattaataataataataataataataattataacactaacaatattaataataataaatggtgatAGGGATTAATTCAAACAGAAACAAAAAATAATAgacacagtttaaaaaaaaaaaaaaaaacaaagaactcCAATCGTGATATTGGATTGGAGACTGTTATCGACCAAACTTTCTACATGAAAAATGTTCACAGTCCTTCTTAGAATCTGTTTGAACCATCAATTGAACCTGAAACACCGACTAGACTTCGAATTTTATAATGaacaaaactgttgactttttAAGAACTAAGTTTGACTTGAAAATTCGACTTCAATATCAAAAATTGGAACTTGAATCTTTCCAGATAATTTGAATAGACAATTTCTAACAACcctacattattacattttggaaattgttTAGAACCCGAAGGATTGATTAAAAGGTACAAAAACAGGGGTACGACTGAGTTTTTAATAAATTTTCTGTTAATTTCAATAAATTTTCAGCCGTAATAATTTTAATTGCTAAGGAGTATGGATATTTTGGATGTCTGGATAAATAATGTTGAGTAATTCAATTGATTTGTAGTGGCATTGAGTCGACCAGTTATTATTCAATCAGACAaggtcagaaaaaaaaaataaaggtgaTACAGACCTCTAACTGATCCTTGTTTGATTCCTGTGATTAAAATCTAATTTGTACTAGAGGAATCAATTTGCTACAGATTGGATAACGATGTGGAACAGATTGGTTCATTATCTGTATAAACTAATAGGTGATTAATATAagttaatagttattattaataacaataatatagatattattattaataataatacaaatatttacaataataataatagtaataagtaactataataatagtgaaaatgataacaataatattattaatgataataataataatactaagtatattaataataataataataataataataataataataatgattattattattattattattatatcagtaataataattatatatcaaattatatatatatatatatatatatatatatatatatatatatatatatatatatatatatatatatatatatatatatatatatatattatatatatatatatcttaattaataacattcataatactggtattattattactattaatatttattttaatgataaaggtaatattaacaaaattaacataataactatattttagcttgtaactacatttaattatattgatattgataataataataataataataataataataataataataataataataatattgataaatacaaaaaaaatgataataataagttcaatattaattgataataatgataactacgataataatcacaattataattcgtctactatttataataataatgatattaataatgataacaataatattagtattaataatattataacaaataaaatgtatcaaatttcatttcTAAGTATTATATATaggaatattaataatactgattttaatattaatattaatatttattttaataataatgcaagtaatagtaacagtaatattaatataataattatattttaacttgtaattacccttaatatattaatattaaaattcattACTTTCATAATGTTTATTAGCTACATAATATcattgaatatttatacactatatatatatatatatatatatatatatatatatatatatatatatatatatatatatatatatatatatattaaaatatacatataataataactattcatgaaaatcatatatatgtttatacatggatTCGTATAAGGAACAACCTAGTCATTATGTATATCATTTTTACATCTATAATTCTAATgagtaaattgtattttattaactcaatatattatatataaatccttacatttattttgatatatatatatatatatatatatatatatatatatatatatatatatatatatatatatatatatatatatatatatacacacaattgttcgtgaatcgtcggatgtAGTCAAAGGTTCAATGAATCCATGTAAACTGTTTCAAAatctttagactcaacattacagactttgcttatcgtctcgatatcatataaagattaagtttaaatttggtcaaaaatttctgggccgtcacagtacctacccgttaaagaaatttcgtcccgaaatttaattggaatggtcatggctgacaataagtatgttttcatgacgcatacaagctgaaatttagaattttatcatcattgagtaatatagataaaatcatttgattttgtgaagagtacgagtgaagcaatcacaaaagagtgaaatgagtaagtgcaggttcgtcttaaccgatgacatagtcacggttgattttcaaaattcaaggggtttagagaaaattttcgtaataagatttgattctccgataattaagaaaataggatcttctt
This genomic stretch from Rutidosis leptorrhynchoides isolate AG116_Rl617_1_P2 chromosome 11, CSIRO_AGI_Rlap_v1, whole genome shotgun sequence harbors:
- the LOC139876006 gene encoding beta-carotene isomerase D27, chloroplastic-like, giving the protein METTVCTTRSTIRIPYSRWPRRSFQAKRNHLAVVSILTPSTSTNDLKTNSTTSYNSISTSTTKNAYKDTWIDRLAINYLSKTVQDTAGVKNDESGYDSLVVAAGAVFKSFDPIQQRQIVVKALQNAVPAPVAFLIKRLMPSSKFSREYFAAFTTIFFPWLVGPCEVRESEVIGRKEKNVVHITKCRFLESTNCAGMCTNLCKIPSQEFIKNSFGIPINMVPNFDDMSCEMIFGQEPPPFKEDPVFKQPCYKLCNVKNKHDANCVN